GATTTTCAGTCGGGTATCCCATATTTATTTTAATCATTCCGAACccatattaatattttattgattatttttaaaatttcaaacCTAACATGAATCGGTCGGGCAGCTTATAGATGATTAATTGCGAATTAATAAGTTAAGTCATGAATTTTTGGAACACTGTTTTTGAGTTGTATAATAACTTATATTCGATATATATGATATACTATACTTAGATACAATATAAAAACAGAAAATgagtttaaaataaaataaatagtgATTACAGATATTAATAACAATAAAATAAAGCATCTAAATAATATCTTTTTCATATAAAAGTTTCATTCAATCAATGACTAAAAATATTTagattaaatatattttattcgCCTAACGAATCTAACACATAATATAAGAAATGATTTTTCTCAACATCGTACTAGTTTACCATATTTTTTAATCTCAATTTAGATCATTAACGTAAACCAAATGACGTAAAATTAATATTAACATAATTGAGGTCCATAATTTTGATAACTAATAACTAACACGATTTTGTATTGTATGACCCATCTTTTGTATATTAACAAATTTGATAAAGAATATATTAATTTGTTAATATTTGAAAAATATAAGTATTTGAATGAAATTGCTTATTAGAATAATGAAAATGACCGGTGAAAAGTAAAAAATAAAATAGATAAAAGAGGCGAAAGACGAGGAAATGGGAAAAAGGGGTGGGCGGCGACTTGAATTGAAAAGAGGGGAGGATGGGGAAGAAGATGATGGCGGCGGGGGCGATGATAGTAGTGGGAGGAAGTGTATGGATGTTGAGAAATAGTGACAGTGATGGTGATAGTAGTAGTTTTATAAGTAAGGATTACATAATCAAGTTTATGAGTGAAATGAGAGATTGGATGGGCATTTGGGCGATCCCTGCTTATGTAGCTCTACATACTCTCACCCTCGCTTTGTGTCTCCCTTATGCTGTCTTCTTCGAGGCTGCTGCTTCTATTCTCTTTGGTTTTTTTACTGCCCTCCTTTGCGTCTTCTCTGCCAAGATCCTTGCTGcttctttctccttctttcttGGCAGGTAACCCTAATTGCTTCTTCATCTTATATCTTAGATTACTCTCCCTTCTACTTGCTTTATTTATTTCTCAATTTTCAGACTACTTTACTCCTTTTTAGCACCGCAATCAAACACATCTGGAAACTGGTGGCCCTAAATGTCACTTGGGGGTTAAAAATGGTCATAAATGTCACTTCAAAACGGTACATCATGTAACGTTTCTGCAAAAGACCTAAAACGTTATTTCGTGTAACATTTTGGTACAAAACGCTATATGATGTACCGTTAGCGTTTTGAGCCAAAACGCTACTTCAACTAACGTTTTGcacattataaaaaaattaaaaaaaaataaagtaCCAAAACGGCACACTATGTACTCTTTTGCATTAAAGAAACCAAAAGTAAGACGAAGTACCGTTATGAAGTGACATTTTGGACTATTTAACACTCAGAAATGACATTTTGGACCATTTAACACTCAGAAATGATATTTTGGTCCATTATTCAAAAGTACTTGGAGACTCTTTTCTTATATTTCTTTTAGGAGCTTTTGTATTACGAGATCTTAGTGTACCTTTCTAGGTTAGGTCTGATcaataaaaagaaaaatagagCCACGGAGGTGAATAGAAAAATAAAGCAGTGAGAGGCAGGCATGTTACATATAGCAGGTGCCAAATAAATGAACAACACATTAACAGTAAGTGGCCACTATAATCAAACAAACTAAAAAGAATGAAGGAGCCATTCATTCTAAGGCCAAAGGCAATTAAGCAGGGTGTCTCTTTATCACAAACCTTGGAAGCATCAAAGGAGGTTATAATGACAAAGGGTAAGGGCGAGTCTAAGAAATCAATTAGGAGGAAGTAGTCATGACGAAACTTGTGAAAGTGCTGAGATCTTCTTGCCTATATACACGGACTCTGAGTTTCAAATCTTGTGATTTGGAAACCCGAACACAAGCGCAGATACATATATGGGTTGATCATACATCATTACTGTTTGACGCGGAgcataaaataattaaattactTGCTAATTATTATTTAGTTATACATATGTCTGtaatttataattatatgatCTAGTTAGGAACTAGATTATTGATTATAGTAGTAGAATAAAGCAAAGTATTTTTTCCTTTAATTAATTATGTCAGTACATATAGATAAGTATATAGTTTTCAGGTCTGTATAATTTTCTGTAGTCTTTCATACTGGGGTAGAGATGAATATGAATTGATTTTATTGGATAAATTCGAGGATATATTTGTGACTCCACCGATTCTCTGCGGTGATAGGTTATTTACCCCCTCTTTTACCATAATAATTGTGGTTGATGCCACCTGTTGTGCCGTTTCGAATATGAACCCGTTGCAGCACATGTGGTTTCCAATCCAGTACGGCCAGGGTATCGCATGGAACTTCTTAATACCCCTTAATATACCCATCTAAGTAATATAAACTTCCCGGTATATATTCTGAGGTTATCTACAATCTAGTGCATACAATATATGTTAATGCAAGCTACCAAGAGATTTAGGAGGTTTGAGTATAGATGAATCCTTCCTAGTGGTTGGGTAAGTACTAATATAAAGAAAAAGGACTTGTGTAGGTGCTCGAATTGTTAACAATCATTTCACTGATCACGAAATTTGGGAACAAATAACAAGAAAGAAATACATGCTTTCTAAGTTatacttaaatatatatataattattagaTTTCATATTTAAATATTGGGTTTTGGATAAATTAATTTGTTTGCCAATAGGTTAAAACTCAATTTACTTAAATGACTTTGGTTCTTTCAGAATTTAGGTTCGAGTTAATATAGACAGGGGTGTGCGTCCCACTTCGATTCTACCGGGGTATGCAAATTAGGCTAAATAAGTTGCAGAAAGCTTGTTTTGCTTTAGCAGTGACTtctaaaatttcaaattaatttgaTGAAATGATCTATATGGGTTCTGGACGTATGGTGCCTAGTTCATATATAGTCTTAATGTTTAAGAAATGTGCTAAACAATTGGGTTCTTTTACCCCAATGGTTTGCTTTGACACTTTCTATCCTTTTCTATTCCAGGCTGGTTTTCAGGAGTTCTAGCTCAGCTACAAAATGGGTCCAAAGAAATCGATACTTCCACCTGCTTTCTAAAGGAGTTGAAAAAGATGGCTGGAAATTTGTTCTTCTTGCTCGTTTCTCACCCATTCCTTCCTATATTATAAATTATGCGTTGTCTGCTACTGAGATTGGATTTGTTGTGGATTTTCTGCTTCCTACAGTAGTTGGCTGCCTGCCTATGATATTGCAGAACACATCCATAGGCAGTCTAGCTAGTGCTGCTGTAGCTTCAGCTTCTGGAACTGAGAAACCAAAAGTTTGGTCATACATATTTCCTCTTCTCGGGATATCCTCAAGTATCCTCATCTCCTTGAGAATTAAAAGGTACAGCACCAACATCACCGCAGATGCTGAATCCTCTTCTGATGATGTGGTTGTTTCAAAATTGCAATAACCATGCAAGTATAACCCAAATGTTGCAGTTGAGAAATATCTCAAGAAGATCCGAAAAAATGGGTGGAACACATGTAATGTTTGTAATATCCAAAAATTTTAATCTTACAATAACGAATTATTATGCGGGGATCCTCAGTTTGTTGTTTGTGAACCACTTTTGTCGAGAATACATATGGACTGATAAGTGCACACCCAATTACTTGTACGAAGAAATGGCAGGCATCCGATACGCAGCTGTCTTCTTGGCACTTACATTTGGTCTCCGTCAACTATTTCTTTAGCATGTTACTCCCTCAGTCCCACTAGATTGGAATTCTCGTTTAAAGTATACTtccataatatatatatttttttaaaaaaatctgaaaaaaagtttcatgtttaaacttttattcagattttttttagaaaaacataataaaactatactttattgaaGTCTCGAAATACGTGTAAACAGTATACGTAAACAACTCACCGAGACGGAGAGAGTATATATCTAGAGTTTAAAGAAGCGCACAAATAATGATCAAGAACAAGAAGAAAGTAACAGAACTGTATACACGCATGGTTTTAAGTATGTTTACATCTCTGCCATGATAAGGATGATTACATAATGATTTAACTGAATTGAATTACAAAACTACTACTAGAGGTCTATTTGTAGGTCGACTTGACTTAACTAAAGAATTGACTATTATTGTAGTCCTACTCTGATGGAAACCTGCAATGCCCACTATCCACGTGACATTATTTTAAGCGTCAACAAAAGACTGCTTAATTATATCTTAGTTTAGTGTTCGTTTTGCTCCGCGGTGTTATTCTTTGTTTTCTTAATTTATAGACATACAAGCCTTATTAGCACTTTTTTTTATCGTGTCCGCAGCGGCTACTCTTCGGCTACGTACGGGATAAGCCTTATTAACATTACGAACAAGTTCCCAAATCTACTCTTGAGTTAAATTTTGAGAGAGATGTGCCAAAATTTTATCAATTTATATTTTTTGTTCAAATTTTCTTAGTacattaataataataataataataataataataataataatttaagagACATGATAAGAAGATCGTTGAACTATATTATATTATCTTAAATAGTTAAGATTTAATGATGTACATAATATTTTGACAGAATGTGAGGTGATTGGTAAATATGCTCTaaaatttttgtaaaaaaatatcATATTAATATTGTTTAAATAGTGAAAATATAATTTAGACGGGAAGAGATTAACTCTTcctaatataaataaaataaatgatacGAAACGAATTGCCCGTCGATTCAAATTTGTCAATTTGCATTGAAGAGCATTTTATTTTCTGAATTGGATTATGCGTAAGTTTGATTTTAATTCGTAAATTGGAGTCTGAACTACAATCTTTTTCAgtataataaaatattttctaaaccatttttatgattaaaatattCACGTTGCGTAATATACCTAAATTTACTAAAAATACCACTTTTTAtgaaaaaaattacaaaaatacggACGCGGATTGCATATATGGTTGCATATAAAATTGAAACGGTTGTATATATTGTTGCATACGAGGTTAATTCATATTCTTACAAATATTTTCTGCAAGTTGGGTAATTATGCAAAAATCCCTAACTAAAACTATTGAACTCATAAATAAAATCATTTCGATTAACAAATTCATTCGATTTGAATTTCACGTAAATTATTTAAATAGtaacttttaaaaaatattcAGCCTCGTCATAAAATATTCCATCAACTTGAATTACCATCGAAATTCAAAGTAATACAGAAGTGAATTATAAGTATCGAGATCGAGCTTGTACTACTTGGGGGAGATTAGGAGTTTAACTCTGTATTTGTACATGGTGGTGGTTCTAAATGTCATTTTGGAATTGAAAATGATCTTAAATATCACCTTAAAACGGTACATCGTGTAACGTTTATGTAAAATACCTAAAACGGTACTTCGTGTATCGTTTtgatattttgaatttttttatgcGTAAAACGGTAAATAAAATAATGTTTTGGGATATGATGTACCGTTTTGAGTCAAAACCCTATATGATATACCGTTTTGAGTAAAAACGCTACTTCAACTAACTTTTTGcacattataaaaaaaattaaaaaaaataaagtgTCAAAACAGAAGATAAAGTACCGTTATACAGTGACATTTCGGACCATTATTTTCAAAAATGACATTTCGGGTCATTTAATACTCAGAAATGACATTTTGGTTCATTGTTCACTTGCAGGCTGGTAGTTAATTAACAAAAAAATCTGGCCCCGAGCGAATAAGTGTGGGCGCTTGACATCATTTGCTTTTGTCCGCTTGCTTTTCCCTTCCTGGTAACAGAGTGTTCTGTTCTTCTCATAATAACAACAAATAATAAGAAGAACCCTAAgtatcaatcaatttatttaattaaaaacaCACCAGGATCAATTTAAATATTACTGAGGCCTCTTGATCTCTTTACTAGCTCAGTTGACCTCACACTGATATGCGCCATTTTCAACTTGTTTTTTCATTACAACTACAACTATGATGATGATCAACTCAGGTTTGTGCTTACTCCTttctttattttttctttttaattcttcgattttgttatatatatatatatatatgaattgatATATGCTAATTTGATTTTGCTTAATtacttgtctgtatgcatgattgAGTGAGATATTAGATTGTTTGTATTCACTGTTATTTAGCTGAATAATACACTTTAGGAGGAACTCTGCTAGTTTTTTCGTAGTGGCGTTGTTCGATATTTAATTGTTGCACGTTACACGGTTTAATTACTATTTCTATTAGTAATTTGGCTTGCTTTAGGTGTTTCGTTAGGCGGTTTAATTACACAGGAACAATGTGCACATATGTATTTTATGTAATTTAATGAATATGTCTGTGCCTTTTATGTTATTATGTGTGTGCTGATGCCTTTgcttttggttttgttttgtttctgTGATAATTGTTTCGAGCATTTACATTCAATTTGAAGTTTCAGGTTATAACCTTAGTGAATTAGTACAAGAAGCTCAACACCGCTGGCTGAAGCCACCGGAAGTTCTGTTTATATTGAAGAATTACGAGGATACCCAGATTACTAATAAGCCCCTTCAAAAGCCACCTGGTACCCTCTTCTCCATTTCTTAGTCTTCAACTGAAACATTTCACCAGCTTCTTTAGCTAAAATTTATGGATGTTGCTTTTTGTGTCTCCAGCTGGATCGCTTTTTCTCTTTAACAAAAGGGTTCTTCGTTATTTTCGTAAAGATGGTCATAGTTGGCGTAGGAAGAAGGATGGGAGAACTGTTGGAGAAGCACACGAGCGTCTAAAGGTTCACTACACAGCTTATGTTTAATACTGTGATAAGCTATCTTAGGGTTTTACAAGCTTAAACAATTTCATATTGCTTTATTGTTTATCAAGAGAACATATTAATAATGCTAAATAAATGTCGTAATTTATTTTCATTGTACTCTATAAGTAACAACCTCATCTAAAATTTTGAAGTCTTACTTAAAAAATTTTGAAGGCTCATAAGACTAATTTTGTGCTACATGAAGTACCTCACACTCTAATGTGTAAATATATATGTAGTCTAAGCATTTGCAAGATTTTTTCTGTGCTTAAAAAAATTATGATAGTTTTTTTACTCTTTATTTGATGACTATTAATCTGGGAGATAGACATTTTACTGGTCATCTTATGTTTTGTCTAGGTTGGAAATGCTGAAGCTTTAAATTGTTATTATGCACATGGAGAGCTAAATTCTAATTTTCAGAGGCGTAGTTACTGGATGCTAGATCCGTGAGTAACTTATAACCATGGTTTTTTTACTTAAAAGTCTCGTACCACTTCTAAGATTTGTTATTATGGCCTTAAAATATTACCATTGTCTGGTTGTTATCTTCTACTAATGTAAAATTGGTATCCTTTATTTTCATTTTGTACAGattcttttctttatttttcctatTGATATGTTGGCAGGGCATATGAGCATATCGTTCTTGTTCATTACAGGGATACAACAGAGGTGAGAATTATTACGAAAACTGTTTCTATTAATGTCACTTCGCTGTCCATCTTAATTTGGTAATATTTGCAGTATGTATCAAAGTCACGTTATCTGTGCTGTTAcctaaataatattttaaattttaacaGAGTTCACTATTATTCATTTGTTTTGAAGAATTTTCTTAAGCCCGCAAAAGCAAGGTCTTTTAGATGCATGCATGAGAGGCAGTGCAGCCTCAAATAATTGATGGAGTGAATTTATGGAAGCCATTGATAAATGTTATCCATAGACCTGACTCTTTTGAAAGCATTTGGCAACAACAAAGTCAATGTTGACATTTAGGGAAGTCCCTTTGACATCTTCAGGGAGAGACATGGGATCATTCACACTCTCTTGCATGTTTACCACTTCATCACTTTGTATTCGTTTAAAGACTGTTTAATTATTCAAATTAGATTTTATAATCATACTCCGAATGGCGAACAAGGTTGTTTGTATGCCCCTAAAACCAAAACAGTTATTTATATAGTAGCTAAATTTGAACCTTGGGTAATGTGAGATATATATGTAAGAAGCTAGGAAGCACCGACACTGATACGGCGACACGGGACACGGGACACGGGATACGGGGATTCGTCAATTATCAAAGTGTCCTGGATACGGGACACGgcaaaaaaaagtaaaaaaaatataaaaaataaaagatTTGTATATGTCAAATATGGATTCCTTGCCTAATGAAATGGCAGTCCAGAAGAATAAAACA
This genomic interval from Apium graveolens cultivar Ventura chromosome 8, ASM990537v1, whole genome shotgun sequence contains the following:
- the LOC141678439 gene encoding uncharacterized protein LOC141678439, whose protein sequence is MGKKMMAAGAMIVVGGSVWMLRNSDSDGDSSSFISKDYIIKFMSEMRDWMGIWAIPAYVALHTLTLALCLPYAVFFEAAASILFGFFTALLCVFSAKILAASFSFFLGRLVFRSSSSATKWVQRNRYFHLLSKGVEKDGWKFVLLARFSPIPSYIINYALSATEIGFVVDFLLPTVVGCLPMILQNTSIGSLASAAVASASGTEKPKVWSYIFPLLGISSSILISLRIKRYSTNITADAESSSDDVVVSKLQ